In Thioclava sp. GXIMD2076, one DNA window encodes the following:
- a CDS encoding homoserine dehydrogenase: MSTQPATGPALRLGIAGLGTVGIGVVKIVQRHAELLAARTGRRVEITAVCARDRTKNRDADLSGYAWETDAVSLAKRDDIDVFVELMGGHEGAAKDATEAALKTGKDVVTANKALLAHHGQALAELAESLGRVIRFEAAVAGGIPVIKTLTEGMAGNQIRRVMGVMNGTCNYILTRMEDAGLPYATVFEEARQLGYLEADPNLDVGGIDAGHKLSLLASIAFGTKVAFDDVVLEGIGRISIDDIRRAGDMGYKIKLLGVAQMTGRGLEQRMTPCLVPATSALGQLSGGTNMVVIEGDSVGQIVLRGAGAGEGPTASAVMGDVSDIARGLRLPTFGIPAAQLSDATHASATAPAPYYLRINLADKPGALAKVAQALGNAGISISRMRQYGHADSAAPVLIVTHKTTTDAIDHAIASFPQTGVVQGDPVALRIEEV; encoded by the coding sequence ATGTCCACACAGCCCGCGACCGGCCCCGCTCTTCGTCTCGGCATTGCCGGCCTTGGCACAGTGGGGATCGGCGTCGTCAAGATTGTCCAGCGCCATGCCGAGCTGCTGGCCGCCCGCACGGGCCGTCGCGTGGAAATCACCGCCGTTTGCGCCCGTGACCGGACCAAGAACCGCGATGCCGATCTGTCGGGCTACGCCTGGGAAACCGACGCGGTCAGCCTCGCCAAGCGCGACGACATTGATGTTTTCGTCGAGCTGATGGGCGGCCATGAAGGTGCCGCGAAGGACGCGACCGAAGCCGCTTTGAAAACCGGCAAGGATGTGGTCACCGCCAATAAGGCGCTGCTGGCCCATCACGGGCAGGCGCTGGCAGAACTGGCCGAGAGCCTTGGCCGCGTGATCCGTTTCGAGGCGGCGGTTGCCGGTGGCATCCCCGTGATCAAGACCTTGACCGAAGGCATGGCCGGCAACCAGATCCGCCGCGTCATGGGCGTGATGAACGGCACCTGCAACTACATCCTGACGCGGATGGAGGATGCGGGCCTGCCCTATGCGACCGTATTCGAGGAAGCCCGCCAGCTGGGCTATCTGGAAGCCGACCCCAATCTCGATGTGGGCGGCATCGATGCCGGTCACAAGCTCTCGCTTCTGGCCTCCATCGCCTTCGGCACCAAGGTGGCCTTCGATGATGTGGTCCTCGAAGGTATCGGGCGCATCTCGATCGACGATATCCGTCGTGCGGGCGATATGGGCTACAAGATCAAGCTGCTGGGCGTAGCGCAGATGACGGGCCGTGGCCTCGAGCAGCGTATGACCCCCTGCCTCGTGCCAGCCACCTCGGCCTTGGGCCAGCTTTCGGGCGGCACGAATATGGTGGTCATCGAAGGCGATAGCGTGGGCCAGATCGTGCTGAGGGGCGCAGGCGCGGGCGAGGGCCCGACCGCCAGCGCCGTGATGGGCGATGTCTCCGATATCGCGCGCGGTTTGCGCCTGCCGACCTTCGGCATTCCGGCCGCCCAGCTGAGCGATGCGACCCATGCCTCGGCCACGGCCCCCGCGCCCTATTACCTGCGCATCAATCTGGCCGACAAACCGGGGGCGCTGGCCAAGGTGGCACAGGCGCTCGGTAATGCGGGCATCTCGATCTCGCGGATGCGTCAATATGGCCATGCCGATAGCGCCGCCCCCGTGCTGATCGTCACCCATAAGACGACCACTGATGCAATCGACCACGCAATCGCCAGCTTCCCGCAGACCGGCGTGGTGCAAGGCGACCCCGTCGCCCTGCGTATCGAGGAAGTGTAA